ACATCTTTATGTAGGCTAGATCACACGCTCCTCAATGTGTCATTTGTTCGATTTTCAGCTTTGGCGTATATGAactaagtttgtatttaaaaacatgaacatgtgtTTCCTCTGGCAACTCCTGTTCCGCTACAACACAAAACCATATTCTCGTATAGCATCGTGCCAATAAGAGTCATTcatgcaatataaatataacttatttcattttatttgcaaaaaaatatatgttttaagtaggatatatttaaatatatttgtcacaccattttaaagaatGGCGCATATTGACAATGGCGGCTTCTTTGACATTAGCAAGATATATgtcaaaacacattttagaTGATTATTTAAATGCGTTCCATTCAATTTGCAACTTTTTGCTATTCGAAGCGAAGAATCATTGCTTAATCATGACCCCCACGTATTTTTATCTCGGAAAACACTGCTAAtacagccagagttgcattctaaagcaatacGGACACTCACATGAAGAGTTTAGGCACGCAGTAAATAAATATGTCGGGTATACTTCACCCGATCGTATACCCGCTTTTCCCTTTAGGACGACTATCCCGAATTGTTGTCGCATTGGATACCAATCGAAAACTTCCCCAGTTCAAGTAAAATTAACCAACTACAAATACTGCAtctattgtttgaaaataaccaTTCATTTGCAGTCTTTTAACGTTTGTTGACTCACGTCAGACGCTGATATTTGcggaaataaattattacaacaGAAGTAAATGGCGTGTTTACGCTTccatctgttattttttctttcacatTTACTTGAAAAGTGCGAAAGCCGcagatatattgttttatatcgtAAACTTCTTTATATTTCTTCTTATTTCTGTCGGCCATTCATAATCTAGGCGCTTGTATATTTCAGCCCTGCCGCCGGAAGTCTACTCGATCTGGGAGGCGTACCCGTGGCGTTTCGGGGAGCCGTTTTGCATCCTAAAGACATTCGTCATGGAGATGACTTCATATTCCTCGGTGCTCACCATCACAGGTTTTACCATAGAACGCTACTTGGCCATATGTCAGCCAATCAAAATACTGCCATGTTGTCACGTGTCACGGGCAACCCGCTGTATAATCGTTATATGGACTATATCGACGTTCAGTGCCTTGCCTTACCCCGTACATACACGGACATTCTACTACTTGAGCGATCCGTTGACGGAGCGGCCTATCGCGGACTCGCTTGTTTGTAACATTCCTCTTCGATGGACGGGCCGGATGATCACGGTGTTTCAACTGTCCACCTTTGTGTATTTCCTCGTTCCAATGATTGTCATCACGCTCATTTACGTGCTCATCGGCGTCAGGTTGCGGGCCTCGGAACTCAAGGCGCCCGAAAGTCCACAGTACGGCAAGGCCACCGCCACCAGAGCACGCCGGGCCATCCTCAGAATGCTAGGTGAGTTGCTTGCAAGAGTGAATTACTTGTTTTATATCTCTCTAAGTTTGTATCAACGTTCTTCAGGTACTGAAGGCAAAGCTGCATAGACGTCCCACATGTCTTATCAGAATGTTTCCTGTACGATTTGCGCACACGTTTCATGTCCTGAGTTAtctaaatcatttcaaattaaCTCATAACAAGCAGATCAAACTTTTGTTCTGAAATCCAAATACGTCATGGTTTGACATGTGACCCTAGCCCCCTAAATTCCGAGAGTCCGATTATGTTCGGACCTGAATCCGCAATACCGCATTATTTTGAAACGAATCCGGGTTACCATTTAGTGGAAGTATTGATTAAAATGTccatatatgattatttttggCATGTCTTATTTTCAGATTGGCTTTTAcggtcatttttttaataatcagttATACCACACAGTTATATTGAGaagtacaaaaatatgttgGCCCGATCTGTTAGGATCCTTGATCCATATTAACTAACGTTAATTTAAGACGAAAGACcaagatgttttgttttaacataagAATAAGTGTTAACGATGAACATatgatgttgtatatatttataggtttgtttgtttcaaatggAGCGGGGCTGATGACATCTAGCTTAATTTAaatttgcttttcaatatgcgTTTCATTCAACAAGCACTATTGTAAAAACGAAATATTCATGATGTAGATCACTAGCAATAGGAAATGTGTGCATATCACAGCCTTACATACGACAATATCGTATAGTAATTTGTATTTTGATGTTTGCCATGCTCTCCAGGTTCAGCTTACTCGTTACGGGACTTCATACTCAACAAGGCTTCGTAACATAATAGCTACATCAAAGAGTCCAGGAAATGGAAACAGTATCAGTTATTGGCATTTGCATTGTATGTTTAGATGTGTTTACGCTGACAATATGTATATCTATACATTGCTCTAAATCAAACGTTGTATTGTTTGATATCCGCCAGTccattataattttaatcaaggtatgaattgcgggattggtgtcattatcgggcTATGAACGCAATCGGGATGGTCAAAGTGTATGGAGTCCGAAGGAAACCAATTTGAATTCTTTAATGGAAATTGAAGTGATGACTATTCACAAGTGGTCGTTCAGACCCATTTTACCAATAAGAATTTTAGAATGGATTTTCAGTGGAAAACCTTTCACAAGAGGATATTAATTCCCATCTTACTAAATTGATTTCAAGAATAGGAAATTGAAGGAACGACTGTTTACAAGAGGTCTTTAATTCCCAGCGTACAAATTGATATCTAGAATGGAAAATAAAGGGACGACTGTTCACAACAGGTTTTATGAGGTTTTTGATTGTGATTTTGTATTCTATGTCGTTGGCGTTTGctcagtgccactaaaccgggattatgtttaaactttttgctactgagcttttttctgtacctttttgcataaatattaagaaCCAGGGAAGAGCCAAGGTATGAGCATTTAAAACAGAACTTGTCGGGGGCACACTTTTATCAGAAACTAACTGACACACAACATCACATGCCACCAGATCTCAtctatcttatacgagcggccatgaaatatacatataatcaACATCAACATATGTAAATTTGGGTTTTCAGCCTTGGAATGGCTTATGGTTATGAATAATTCATTTGCGCTTAGACTAATTTTAGAAAGGATGGACATCCTTTGATCATATCAATCAGATCTTAATTAAAATAGTAAACATACTTGCATTTCACGCCATAAAAGCTGTTCTCTCGAGAGAATGTATTGAAGGATCAAGGGCCGCTCAGGTCTGTCTGAGCCATTCAATCTGGGCATTAGTAAAAGAAGAGTTTACATAACCTTTTAAGAGCTTGACATGACATCTTATATTTTGCGCAAAATAGAGGCCTATACATCAAATACATTTCTCCCGATGGCAGATGCACTATGTAACTTCACCACTTTTAGCTAGCATACTGTTAAGCCGTGTCaaatttatatgtgtatattttagtgGCGGTGGTGGTAGCGTTCTTCCTGTGCTGGGCTCCATTCCATGCTCAGCGACTCATGACCCTGTACGTGGAACATTGGACCTCTAAGCTCATCGAAGTGCAGGGATACCTTTTCTACGTGTCAGGTAAAAACACATACCGATAACAAAGAAGAAAAGATACAAACAATTATAATCTTCGTGAAGTGTCAACCTCCTATCAGTAATTATGTATCAGTAAATTAACTCAAACATAATTAGCAAAATTACGTAAGTTTTGGACTTTGGGGCGAGAATATGTTGTTTTACTACTGGCTTATACAATATCTCTAATTCATTATACTG
The DNA window shown above is from Mya arenaria isolate MELC-2E11 chromosome 6, ASM2691426v1 and carries:
- the LOC128239178 gene encoding neuropeptides capa receptor-like isoform X2; this encodes MTTALPPEVYSIWEAYPWRFGEPFCILKTFVMEMTSYSSVLTITGFTIERYLAICQPIKILPCCHVSRATRCIIVIWTISTFSALPYPVHTRTFYYLSDPLTERPIADSLVCNIPLRWTGRMITVFQLSTFVYFLVPMIVITLIYVLIGVRLRASELKAPESPQYGKATATRARRAILRMLVAVVVAFFLCWAPFHAQRLMTLYVEHWTSKLIEVQGYLFYVSGILYFFSSTVNPILYNLLSRKFRRAFKRTLCRCFVSANSLPTFYMLKAKFINNDEEAGSSRGPSISRPFQEKKGVRLVTYYKNDKHASRGRKTLEKPSTLDTLLNKTSRSPTCSSHAHSDGGLHALCRHKRCTSRRQSSLTPRQNGLVASFQDIKTLRRKNVTASPSRRNANIPDVNEDIYDAESTSHPPHTENNAESVAVYKYDCVG